In Lysobacter lycopersici, a genomic segment contains:
- a CDS encoding NADH-quinone oxidoreductase subunit M, producing MTEPSTFPLLSLLVWLPILGGACCLLLGNARADMARWLGLAFAVATLALSVPLLTGFDHANAGMQFVEQHAWIPAYDIRYHLGADGISIALIALTTLTTVLALIGAWGVDKRVSQYYAAFLLLEGLMIGVFCAMDALLFYVFFEAMLIPMFVIIGVWGGPRRVYASLKFFLYTFLGSVFMLVGLIWLYLKGGSWQLADMASMPLTMPEQAWLFFAFLIAFAVKVPMFPVHTWLPDAHVEAPTAGSVILAAIMLKIGGYGFLRFSLPILPDASHEYAWLVIALSIIAIVYVALVALVQDDMKKLIAYSSVAHMGFVTLGVFVAVALVRDAGNADGAQLGMQGAMVQMISHGFVSGAMFSCVGVLYDRLHTRMIRDYGGVANVMPWFALFWVLFAMANSGLPGTSGFVGEFMVILSSFQQHPLIAFAAATTLITGAGYTLWLTKRVIWGEVTNPAVATMPDMNLREWIVLGMFAAGVLLIGIWPKPLTDLMEPSIAQLVGQLAATKL from the coding sequence GTGACCGAGCCCTCGACCTTCCCGTTGCTGAGCCTGCTGGTATGGCTGCCGATCCTCGGCGGCGCATGCTGCCTGCTGCTCGGCAATGCGCGCGCGGACATGGCGCGCTGGCTGGGCCTGGCCTTCGCCGTGGCGACGCTGGCGCTGAGCGTGCCGCTGCTGACCGGGTTCGACCACGCCAACGCCGGCATGCAGTTCGTCGAACAGCATGCGTGGATCCCGGCCTACGACATCCGCTACCACCTCGGCGCCGACGGCATCTCGATCGCGCTGATCGCGCTCACGACGCTGACCACCGTGCTCGCATTGATCGGCGCGTGGGGCGTGGACAAGCGCGTGAGCCAGTACTACGCCGCGTTCCTGCTGCTCGAAGGCCTGATGATCGGCGTGTTCTGCGCGATGGACGCGCTGCTGTTCTACGTGTTCTTCGAGGCGATGCTGATCCCGATGTTCGTGATCATCGGCGTGTGGGGCGGCCCGCGCCGCGTCTACGCCTCGCTCAAGTTCTTCCTGTACACCTTCCTCGGCTCGGTGTTCATGCTGGTCGGGTTGATCTGGCTGTACCTGAAGGGCGGTAGCTGGCAGCTCGCGGACATGGCTTCGATGCCGTTGACCATGCCCGAACAGGCGTGGCTGTTCTTCGCGTTCCTGATCGCGTTCGCGGTGAAGGTGCCGATGTTCCCGGTGCACACCTGGTTGCCGGACGCGCACGTCGAGGCGCCGACCGCGGGCTCGGTGATCCTGGCCGCGATCATGCTGAAGATCGGCGGATACGGCTTCCTGCGCTTCAGCCTGCCGATCCTGCCGGACGCAAGCCACGAGTACGCCTGGCTGGTGATCGCGCTGTCGATCATCGCGATCGTCTACGTCGCCCTCGTCGCCCTGGTGCAGGACGACATGAAGAAGCTGATCGCGTATTCGTCGGTCGCGCACATGGGTTTCGTCACCCTCGGCGTGTTCGTCGCGGTGGCGCTGGTGCGCGACGCCGGCAACGCCGATGGCGCGCAACTGGGCATGCAGGGCGCGATGGTGCAGATGATCTCGCATGGCTTCGTCTCCGGCGCGATGTTCTCCTGCGTCGGCGTGCTCTACGACCGCCTGCACACGCGCATGATCCGCGACTACGGCGGCGTGGCGAACGTCATGCCGTGGTTCGCGCTGTTCTGGGTGCTGTTCGCGATGGCCAATTCCGGCCTGCCGGGCACCAGCGGCTTCGTCGGCGAGTTCATGGTCATCCTGTCCTCGTTCCAGCAGCACCCGCTGATCGCGTTCGCCGCCGCGACCACGTTGATCACCGGCGCCGGCTACACCCTGTGGCTGACCAAGCGCGTGATCTGGGGCGAAGTCACCAACCCGGCGGTCGCGACGATGCCGGACATGAACCTTCGCGAATGGATCGTGCTCGGCATGTTCGCCGCCGGCGTGCTGCTGATCGGCATCTGGCCCAAGCCGCTCACCGACCTGATGGAACCCTCCATCGCCCAGCTCGTCGGCCAGTTGGCCGCGACCAAGCTCTGA
- the nuoN gene encoding NADH-quinone oxidoreductase subunit NuoN produces MLPMPTAADLLPLLPELVLVAGAFALLMLDLFLDDARRAITWVGAIALLLVVAWMSFAGIGGQGTVLSGMFVRDTMSDVLNAGACVLVALALVYAWPYLRERGLLKGEVAVMMLFATLGMMLLVSAGSLVMVYLGLEMLALSSYALVAIDRDNPLASEAAMKYFVLGSLASGLLLYGMSLLYGATGTLDLATLRAAVAGSSEPGLLLAGTVFMIAGIAFKFGAAPFHMWVPDTYQGAPTPITLFLGSAPELASFALAFRLLENGVGPLDDHWRLLLAGLAAASLVVGNLVALMQANLKRMLAYSAVSHIGFVFLGLAGGNAQGYAAAMFYVIVYAIMSAAAFGAIIAMSSRGFEADRIDDFKGLNQRDPWLAGLVLCVMFSMAGIPPFLGFWAKLAVLRATIQGDLMWLAIVGIVFAVIGCFYYLRVVKAMYFDPPPEGAPAPRSDRPVRLALAVNALALLVLGLFWNPLMAWCLRSFT; encoded by the coding sequence ATGCTGCCGATGCCAACCGCCGCCGATCTGCTGCCGCTGCTGCCGGAGCTCGTGCTGGTCGCCGGCGCGTTCGCGCTGCTGATGCTGGACCTGTTCCTGGACGACGCGCGCCGCGCGATCACCTGGGTGGGCGCGATCGCGTTGCTGCTGGTGGTCGCATGGATGTCGTTCGCCGGCATCGGCGGGCAGGGCACGGTGCTGTCCGGGATGTTCGTCCGCGACACGATGTCCGACGTGCTCAACGCCGGTGCCTGCGTGCTGGTCGCACTCGCCCTGGTCTATGCCTGGCCGTACCTGCGCGAACGCGGCCTGCTCAAGGGCGAAGTCGCGGTGATGATGCTGTTCGCCACGCTCGGCATGATGCTGCTGGTGTCCGCCGGAAGCCTGGTGATGGTCTACCTCGGGCTGGAGATGCTGGCGCTGTCCTCGTACGCGCTGGTCGCGATCGACCGCGACAACCCGCTCGCCTCCGAAGCGGCGATGAAGTATTTCGTGCTCGGCTCGCTGGCCTCGGGCCTGCTCCTGTACGGCATGTCGCTGCTGTACGGCGCGACCGGCACGCTCGACCTCGCCACGCTGCGCGCCGCGGTCGCCGGTTCGTCGGAACCGGGGCTGCTGCTGGCCGGCACGGTATTCATGATCGCCGGCATCGCGTTCAAGTTCGGCGCCGCGCCGTTCCACATGTGGGTGCCCGATACCTACCAGGGCGCGCCGACCCCGATCACGCTGTTCCTCGGCTCGGCGCCGGAACTGGCCTCGTTCGCGCTCGCCTTCCGCCTGCTCGAGAACGGCGTCGGTCCGCTCGACGACCACTGGCGATTGCTGCTCGCGGGACTGGCCGCGGCCTCGCTGGTGGTCGGCAACCTGGTCGCGCTGATGCAGGCCAACCTCAAGCGCATGCTGGCGTATTCCGCCGTCTCGCACATCGGCTTCGTGTTCCTCGGCCTCGCCGGCGGCAATGCGCAGGGTTACGCCGCGGCTATGTTCTACGTGATCGTCTACGCGATCATGTCCGCGGCCGCGTTCGGCGCGATCATCGCGATGTCGAGCCGCGGCTTCGAGGCCGATCGCATCGATGACTTCAAGGGCCTCAACCAGCGCGACCCGTGGCTGGCCGGGCTGGTGCTGTGCGTGATGTTCTCGATGGCCGGCATCCCGCCGTTCCTCGGTTTCTGGGCCAAGCTCGCGGTACTGCGCGCGACCATCCAGGGCGACCTGATGTGGCTGGCGATCGTCGGCATCGTGTTCGCGGTGATCGGCTGCTTCTACTACCTGCGCGTGGTCAAGGCCATGTACTTCGACCCGCCGCCGGAAGGCGCACCGGCGCCGCGCAGCGACCGTCCGGTGCGGCTGGCGCTGGCGGTGAACGCGCTCGCGCTGCTGGTGCTCGGCCTGTTCTGGAACCCGCTGATGGCGTGGTGCCTGCGATCGTTCACGTAA
- the rimP gene encoding ribosome maturation factor RimP, translating to MDKAGEIAALLAPTVRALGLELLGAEYLPAPGGAVLRLYIDVPESEAGERTVGIEDCERVSREVSAQLDVADPISGNYTLEVSSPGLERPLFGAAQFARFAGETAKVALKLPQDGRRRLQGRILRVDGGDVAFDVDGKELVVAVDNIDKAKLVPDWVALGLAPAVDKSGRDARPGKQKKQADRKPAGRKPAQKHPTNKSAAKKPPVAE from the coding sequence ATGGACAAGGCTGGCGAAATCGCCGCGTTGCTGGCACCAACGGTGCGGGCCCTCGGGCTCGAACTGCTCGGCGCCGAATACCTGCCCGCGCCGGGCGGCGCGGTGCTGCGCCTGTACATCGACGTTCCGGAATCGGAAGCGGGCGAACGCACCGTCGGCATCGAGGATTGCGAACGCGTGAGCCGCGAAGTTTCGGCGCAGCTCGATGTCGCCGACCCGATCAGCGGCAATTACACGCTGGAAGTGTCCTCGCCCGGGCTGGAACGCCCGCTGTTCGGCGCCGCGCAGTTCGCGCGCTTCGCCGGCGAGACCGCCAAGGTCGCGCTGAAGCTGCCGCAGGACGGTCGCCGACGCCTGCAGGGCAGGATCCTGCGCGTGGACGGCGGCGACGTGGCGTTCGACGTCGACGGCAAGGAACTCGTCGTCGCGGTCGACAACATCGACAAGGCGAAGCTGGTGCCGGACTGGGTGGCATTGGGCCTGGCCCCGGCCGTGGACAAATCCGGGCGTGATGCGCGGCCGGGCAAGCAGAAAAAACAGGCTGATCGAAAGCCGGCGGGTCGAAAGCCCGCGCAGAAGCATCCAACCAACAAGTCGGCGGCGAAGAAGCCGCCAGTTGCGGAGTAA
- the nusA gene encoding transcription termination factor NusA — MSKELLLVVDAVAAEKGVPESVILEAIEAALASAAKKRYVDQDVLVRVAIDPKDGSYETFRRWEVVADDVVMESPDRQIRLMDALDESEDVEVGDFIEEGIENPDFGRIAAQAAKQVIVQRVREAERQQVVDAWKDRVGELITGAVKRAERGNIYVDLGGNAEGFIPKDKGIPRDVLRAGDRVRGYLFDVRSEPRGPQLFISRAAPEFMMELFKLEVPEVGQGLVSIMACARDPGDRAKIAVLAHDNRTDPIGACIGMRGSRVQAVSNELNGERVDIILWSDNPAQFVINAMAPAEVQSIVVDEDKHSMDLAVAEDQLAKAIGKGGQNVRLASRLTGWQLNVMTADQVQAKSEAEQLKARALFMDKLEVDEEIAGILVAEGFSTVEEIAYVPVGELLAVEGFDEDIVEELRARARDALLNDALAVEEELDENAPAEDLLALEGMDDETAYALAGNGVRTSEELSDLGADEIAEFGIEGLDEARAAALILAARAEEIARLERES, encoded by the coding sequence ATGAGCAAGGAACTTCTCCTCGTCGTCGATGCGGTCGCGGCCGAAAAGGGCGTGCCGGAATCAGTGATCCTCGAGGCCATCGAGGCCGCGCTGGCCTCGGCCGCGAAGAAGCGCTACGTCGACCAGGACGTGCTGGTGCGCGTGGCCATCGATCCCAAGGACGGCAGCTACGAAACCTTCCGCCGCTGGGAAGTCGTCGCCGACGACGTGGTGATGGAGTCGCCGGACCGCCAGATCCGCCTGATGGACGCGCTCGACGAAAGCGAGGACGTCGAGGTCGGCGATTTCATCGAGGAAGGCATCGAGAACCCGGACTTCGGGCGCATCGCCGCGCAGGCCGCCAAGCAGGTGATCGTGCAGCGCGTGCGCGAGGCCGAGCGCCAGCAGGTCGTGGACGCGTGGAAGGATCGCGTCGGCGAGCTGATCACCGGCGCGGTCAAGCGCGCCGAGCGCGGCAACATCTACGTCGACCTCGGCGGCAACGCCGAAGGCTTCATCCCCAAGGACAAGGGCATCCCGCGCGACGTGCTGCGCGCCGGCGACCGCGTCCGCGGCTACCTGTTCGACGTGCGCAGCGAACCACGCGGCCCGCAGCTGTTCATCAGCCGCGCCGCACCCGAATTCATGATGGAACTGTTCAAGCTCGAGGTGCCGGAAGTCGGCCAGGGCCTGGTCTCGATCATGGCCTGTGCCCGCGACCCGGGCGACCGCGCCAAGATCGCGGTGCTCGCGCACGACAACCGCACCGATCCCATCGGCGCCTGCATCGGCATGCGCGGCTCGCGCGTGCAGGCGGTGTCGAACGAGCTCAACGGCGAACGCGTCGACATCATCCTGTGGAGCGACAACCCGGCGCAGTTCGTGATCAACGCGATGGCGCCGGCCGAGGTGCAGTCCATCGTCGTCGACGAGGACAAGCATTCGATGGACCTCGCCGTCGCCGAGGACCAACTGGCGAAGGCGATCGGCAAGGGCGGCCAGAACGTGCGTCTCGCCAGCCGCCTCACCGGCTGGCAACTCAACGTGATGACCGCCGACCAGGTGCAGGCCAAGAGCGAAGCCGAGCAGCTCAAGGCGCGCGCCCTGTTCATGGACAAGCTCGAGGTCGACGAGGAAATCGCCGGCATCCTGGTCGCCGAGGGTTTCAGCACGGTCGAGGAAATCGCCTACGTGCCGGTCGGCGAATTGCTGGCGGTCGAGGGCTTCGACGAGGACATCGTCGAGGAGCTGCGCGCCCGCGCCCGCGATGCGCTGCTCAACGACGCACTCGCGGTCGAGGAAGAGCTCGACGAGAACGCGCCGGCCGAAGACCTGCTCGCGCTCGAGGGCATGGACGACGAGACCGCGTACGCGCTGGCCGGGAATGGCGTTCGCACCAGCGAGGAACTCTCCGACCTGGGCGCGGACGAAATCGCGGAATTCGGCATCGAGGGCCTGGACGAAGCGCGCGCCGCCGCGCTGATCCTTGCCGCGCGCGCCGAGGAAATCGCGCGCCTCGAGCGGGAGTCGTGA
- the rbfA gene encoding 30S ribosome-binding factor RbfA, which produces MAQKSFHRTDRIAAQLRRELGTLVREAVAEHALPSVSVSDVEVTRDLAHAKVFVTALQGERAAEALKGLKANAGEIRFRLARAVKMRHVPELHFQYDDSVDRGERIDNLLRDVGAADD; this is translated from the coding sequence ATGGCGCAGAAATCCTTCCACCGCACCGACCGCATTGCCGCCCAGCTCCGTCGCGAGCTGGGCACGCTGGTGCGCGAGGCCGTGGCCGAGCACGCCTTGCCTTCGGTCAGCGTGTCCGACGTCGAAGTCACCCGCGACCTCGCCCACGCCAAGGTCTTCGTCACGGCCTTGCAGGGCGAACGCGCCGCCGAAGCGCTGAAGGGATTGAAGGCGAACGCGGGCGAGATCCGCTTCCGCCTCGCGCGCGCGGTGAAGATGCGGCACGTGCCGGAGCTGCATTTCCAGTACGACGATTCGGTCGATCGCGGCGAGCGCATCGACAACCTGCTGCGCGACGTCGGCGCGGCCGACGACTGA
- a CDS encoding nuclear transport factor 2 family protein: protein MNAMHAILAATAMCAAPFVAGASDADPHASVPADLRQAAADFDRAQLHSDATELQRLLADDYVLYNSSGKVENKADFIRDYAGMKLQPFTVEDETIRVFGDAAVLAGVATLGGTDIASGEAFSVRLRFADVWRKRDGRWQVAFTQATRAASP, encoded by the coding sequence ATGAACGCGATGCACGCCATCCTCGCCGCGACCGCGATGTGCGCGGCGCCTTTCGTCGCCGGCGCAAGCGATGCCGACCCGCACGCGTCTGTGCCGGCGGACCTGCGCCAGGCCGCCGCGGATTTCGACCGCGCGCAATTGCACAGCGACGCCACGGAATTGCAGCGCCTGCTCGCCGACGACTACGTGCTCTACAACAGCTCCGGAAAGGTCGAAAACAAGGCCGATTTCATCCGCGACTACGCCGGGATGAAGCTGCAACCGTTCACGGTGGAGGACGAGACCATCCGCGTCTTCGGCGACGCCGCGGTGCTCGCCGGCGTGGCGACGCTGGGCGGCACCGACATCGCGTCGGGCGAGGCGTTTTCGGTGCGGTTGCGCTTCGCCGACGTGTGGCGCAAGCGCGACGGGCGTTGGCAGGTGGCGTTCACCCAGGCCACGCGCGCGGCGTCGCCCTGA
- a CDS encoding cupin domain-containing protein, translating to MPEPHAHATRWTLDATLASLPLPATAKWPDGVFDIEVFARSGTSLELFAPRGEDRQTPHAQDEFYIVVAGEAELHVREADGSMRVLPARPGDALFVAAGVEHRFHAISGDFAAWVVFFPRESA from the coding sequence ATGCCCGAACCACACGCCCATGCCACGCGCTGGACCCTCGACGCGACGCTCGCCTCGCTGCCCCTGCCTGCCACCGCGAAATGGCCGGATGGCGTGTTCGACATCGAGGTCTTCGCGCGCTCCGGCACCAGCCTCGAATTGTTCGCGCCGCGCGGCGAAGACCGGCAGACGCCGCACGCCCAGGACGAGTTCTATATCGTCGTCGCCGGCGAGGCCGAACTGCACGTGCGCGAAGCCGACGGCAGCATGCGCGTGCTGCCGGCGCGGCCCGGCGATGCGCTGTTCGTCGCGGCCGGCGTCGAACACCGTTTCCACGCGATCTCGGGCGATTTCGCCGCCTGGGTCGTGTTCTTCCCACGGGAGTCCGCATGA
- the truB gene encoding tRNA pseudouridine(55) synthase TruB, which yields MSKPRKRFRKLDGILLLDKPRGLSSNQALQRVRHLFEADKAGHTGSLDPLATGLLPVCFGEATKIAGGLLGARKAYDTVARLGIVTDTDDAEGQPLRERPVPALAIDDIDAALRKFVGRIRQRPPVYSALKRGGEPLYAKARRGETIEVEERSIDVHAFELQSAADLLDGGEPLLRLHVECGSGTYVRSLVRDLGEALGCGAHVAELRRLWVDPFREPKMWTIEALQELAGRGGQHALDACLLPIESGMVAWPEVVVAPAQAARLGRGQAVAQVQGPAGEVAILDHHGRALGLGQLDAGFSLRPKRMFSWACAGPETAAANG from the coding sequence GTGAGCAAACCGCGCAAACGCTTCCGCAAGCTCGACGGCATCCTGTTGCTCGACAAGCCGCGCGGGCTGTCCTCGAACCAGGCGCTGCAGCGCGTGCGCCACCTGTTCGAGGCCGACAAGGCCGGGCATACCGGCAGCCTCGATCCGCTCGCCACCGGCCTGTTGCCGGTGTGCTTCGGCGAAGCGACCAAGATCGCCGGCGGGCTGCTTGGTGCGCGCAAGGCTTACGACACCGTGGCCCGGCTCGGCATCGTCACCGACACCGACGATGCGGAAGGACAACCCTTGCGCGAACGCCCGGTGCCGGCGCTGGCCATCGACGACATCGACGCGGCGCTGCGCAAGTTCGTCGGCCGCATCCGGCAGCGACCGCCGGTGTATTCGGCGCTCAAGCGCGGCGGCGAACCGCTGTACGCCAAGGCGCGGCGCGGCGAAACCATCGAGGTCGAGGAACGCAGCATCGACGTGCACGCGTTCGAATTGCAATCGGCGGCGGACCTGCTCGATGGCGGCGAACCGCTGCTGCGCCTGCACGTGGAATGCGGTTCCGGCACCTATGTGCGCAGCCTGGTCCGCGACCTCGGCGAGGCGCTGGGCTGCGGCGCGCACGTGGCCGAACTGCGCCGGCTGTGGGTGGATCCGTTCCGCGAACCCAAGATGTGGACCATCGAGGCCCTGCAGGAACTGGCCGGGCGCGGCGGCCAGCACGCGCTGGACGCCTGCCTGCTGCCGATCGAGAGCGGCATGGTGGCTTGGCCCGAAGTCGTGGTCGCGCCGGCCCAGGCCGCGCGGCTGGGGCGCGGGCAGGCGGTGGCGCAGGTTCAGGGCCCGGCTGGGGAGGTGGCCATCCTCGACCATCACGGCCGGGCGCTCGGCCTCGGCCAGCTTGATGCCGGCTTCAGCCTGCGCCCGAAGCGCATGTTTTCCTGGGCCTGCGCCGGCCCGGAGACGGCTGCCGCGAACGGCTAA
- the rpsO gene encoding 30S ribosomal protein S15 encodes MTIDTGKIIEDNKRGANDTGSPEVQVALLSARISSLTEHFKTHKQDHHSRRGLLKMVNQRRSLLDYLHRKDAERYKALIEKLGLRR; translated from the coding sequence ATGACCATCGATACCGGCAAGATCATCGAAGACAACAAGCGCGGCGCCAACGACACCGGTTCGCCCGAAGTCCAGGTCGCCCTGCTCAGCGCGCGCATCAGCTCGCTGACCGAGCACTTCAAGACCCACAAGCAGGACCACCACAGCCGGCGCGGCCTGCTGAAGATGGTCAACCAGCGCCGTAGCCTGCTCGACTACCTGCACCGCAAGGATGCCGAGCGCTACAAGGCGCTGATCGAGAAGCTCGGCCTCCGCCGCTGA